The Halobacterium sp. CBA1132 genome has a segment encoding these proteins:
- a CDS encoding tRNA(Ile)(2)-agmatinylcytidine synthase → MTVVALDDTDSRERGMCTTYAAHLVAERLRDRGASVERVLLVRLNPAVEYKTRGNAALAVHADVDPAVGLAVAEDVVGEAAETDDPRTNPGVVVAPEKNTPEPVAAFAERAMREHLDPGEAESLAAAHGYETAQWENGRGVVGALAAVGAWNAFEDWTYERIDYREPERWGTERDVDAESVFAAADAAYPDAWDTVDRAEDELVCVPHTPGPILYGIRGDDAETVTDIAAAIDSESVHASELFVTNQGTDAHLRAADLAALEDGRAYCTDATVVGEPETRRGGHVFVPVEDDGVRVECAAFEPTKRFRDRVRALRPGDRLTVCGEVADGTLKLEKFAVRDLDETKRATPRCPDCGAAMESAGANQGYRCRDCGTSAPGKVERPVDRDLDVGWYEVPPCARRHVAKPLIRGDWDASVHPER, encoded by the coding sequence ATGACGGTCGTCGCCCTCGACGACACGGACTCCCGCGAGCGCGGGATGTGTACGACGTACGCCGCGCACCTCGTCGCCGAGCGACTGCGCGACCGCGGCGCGAGCGTCGAGCGCGTGCTGCTCGTGCGCTTGAATCCCGCCGTCGAGTACAAGACTCGCGGGAACGCCGCGCTCGCGGTCCACGCCGACGTCGACCCCGCTGTCGGACTCGCCGTCGCGGAGGACGTCGTCGGGGAGGCCGCCGAGACCGACGACCCAAGAACGAACCCGGGTGTGGTGGTCGCGCCCGAAAAGAACACCCCAGAACCAGTCGCCGCCTTCGCGGAGCGCGCGATGCGCGAACATCTCGACCCCGGCGAGGCGGAGTCGCTGGCGGCCGCGCACGGCTACGAGACCGCGCAGTGGGAGAACGGCCGCGGCGTCGTCGGCGCGCTCGCCGCCGTGGGCGCGTGGAACGCCTTCGAGGACTGGACGTACGAGCGCATCGACTACCGCGAACCGGAGCGCTGGGGGACCGAGCGCGACGTGGACGCGGAGAGCGTGTTCGCCGCCGCGGACGCCGCCTACCCCGACGCGTGGGACACGGTGGACCGCGCGGAGGACGAGTTGGTCTGCGTGCCGCACACGCCCGGCCCAATCCTCTACGGGATTCGCGGCGACGACGCCGAGACGGTCACCGACATCGCGGCCGCAATCGACAGCGAATCCGTCCACGCCAGCGAACTGTTCGTCACGAATCAGGGGACGGACGCGCACCTCCGCGCGGCCGACCTCGCGGCCCTCGAAGACGGCCGCGCGTACTGCACCGACGCGACGGTCGTCGGGGAGCCCGAGACGCGGCGCGGCGGCCACGTCTTCGTCCCCGTCGAGGACGACGGCGTTCGCGTGGAGTGCGCGGCGTTCGAGCCGACCAAGCGGTTCCGCGACCGCGTGCGGGCGCTCCGGCCCGGCGACCGCCTCACCGTCTGCGGGGAGGTCGCGGACGGCACGCTCAAACTGGAGAAGTTCGCGGTGCGCGACCTCGACGAGACGAAGCGAGCGACCCCGCGGTGCCCGGACTGCGGCGCGGCGATGGAGAGCGCCGGCGCGAATCAGGGCTACCGCTGCCGGGACTGTGGCACGTCCGCACCCGGGAAGGTCGAGCGCCCTGTCGACCGCGATCTCGATGTCGGCTGGTACGAGGTGCCGCCCTGCGCGCGGCGCCACGTCGCCAAACCCCTAATTCGGGGCGACTGGGACGCTTCCGTCCACCCCGAGCGGTAG
- a CDS encoding transcriptional regulator, translating into MSRSVLIENVTAMLADAGFTVSDRCATRPKSFDVAARRERDVILVKILGNIDAFDAPTGAEMRRLGTHLDATPMVIGLRTRDKELKPGVVYFRHGVPVFSPDTAMEFFVEGVPPLIYAAPGGLYVNIDGDILADRRQNEDLSLGQLASQLGVSRRTVSKYEDGMNASIEVAMELEDLFGGDLTSPVSVMDGAEEVRDAEPTPDDPEADPEDVPVLSVLARVGFEVHPTDRAPFKAVSEDASRADRLLTGHSSFTDAAVKRARIMSSLGEITHTRAVYVVDEASRESVDDTAIVEREELEDVEDSDDLRDLLTDRGAPQEA; encoded by the coding sequence ATGTCACGGTCGGTACTCATCGAGAACGTCACCGCCATGCTCGCGGACGCGGGGTTCACGGTGAGCGACCGCTGTGCGACGCGACCCAAGAGCTTCGACGTGGCCGCTCGCCGCGAGCGAGACGTCATCCTCGTGAAGATTCTCGGCAACATCGACGCCTTCGACGCGCCCACCGGCGCGGAGATGCGGCGCCTCGGCACCCACCTCGACGCCACGCCGATGGTCATCGGCCTGCGCACCCGCGACAAGGAGCTCAAGCCCGGCGTCGTCTACTTCCGGCACGGCGTCCCCGTGTTCAGCCCCGACACAGCGATGGAGTTCTTCGTCGAGGGCGTCCCGCCGCTCATCTACGCGGCGCCGGGCGGCCTCTACGTGAACATCGATGGCGACATCCTCGCGGACCGCCGGCAGAACGAGGACCTCAGCCTCGGCCAACTCGCGAGCCAACTCGGCGTTTCCCGGCGCACCGTCTCGAAGTACGAGGACGGCATGAACGCAAGCATCGAGGTCGCGATGGAACTCGAAGACCTCTTCGGCGGCGACCTCACCTCGCCCGTCTCCGTGATGGACGGCGCCGAGGAAGTCCGGGACGCCGAACCGACGCCGGACGACCCGGAAGCCGACCCCGAAGACGTGCCCGTGCTCTCCGTGCTCGCGCGCGTCGGCTTCGAGGTCCACCCGACGGACCGCGCGCCGTTCAAGGCCGTCAGCGAGGACGCCTCGCGCGCCGACCGCCTGCTCACCGGGCACTCCTCCTTTACCGACGCCGCGGTCAAACGCGCCCGCATCATGAGTTCGCTCGGCGAGATTACGCACACCCGCGCCGTCTACGTCGTCGACGAGGCGTCCCGCGAGTCCGTCGACGACACCGCCATCGTCGAGCGCGAGGAACTCGAAGACGTCGAGGACTCCGACGACCTCCGAGACCTGCTCACGGACCGCGGCGCTCCGCAGGAAGCCTGA
- a CDS encoding glutathione S-transferase N-terminal domain-containing protein, whose amino-acid sequence MTLELYKLPGCPYCAKVETKLDELGLDYVEHEVPSSHDQRDEVQEVSGQTGVPVLVDTDHGIDGMPESDDIVEYLEETYGG is encoded by the coding sequence GTGACACTCGAACTGTACAAGCTTCCGGGCTGCCCGTACTGCGCGAAAGTCGAGACGAAACTCGACGAACTCGGCCTCGACTACGTCGAACACGAGGTTCCGAGTTCGCACGACCAGCGCGACGAAGTCCAGGAAGTCAGCGGACAGACCGGCGTCCCGGTCCTCGTCGACACCGACCACGGCATCGACGGGATGCCCGAGAGCGACGACATCGTGGAGTACCTCGAAGAGACGTACGGCGGGTAA